The DNA window GTAAATAAACTAGATCACACGTCAGAGTTTATTATCATAATTGTATGTCTTAAGCTATCTTATATATACACACGCAGACACAAAGAGACAcatatgcatatcgtcccttactTCACTCAGGCGGGTGCTTCTTTTGTGCCTTGCACTTGAGGCAATGTAAAGTGCTAGGCCCTAGAGCATGCCTTGACCCTTGACAATAGTATATGGTAAAAacctttattttatatatttcatatcttATATAATCCTAGGAATGACAATGAGGTGAACTTTCATATTCTAAGAGTACTTTGCATATCTTATATAATCcaaggaatgaaaatgatatgaaaTAGTTAATATTTTAAGTCCGAGCTAAGCGCTTGATGCTTTGTATTCTAAGAGCAATTTGCATATCATTTTTTACACTTCTATAGTGTTTGGGGTCAATAAAAATTGTTGTGAAAGCTTTTAACTGTTGGCACATCAAAAAAATTGTCTCTATGTTTATCCTATTTGACTTGCTTGAACTTGTATTTCATAGAGTGCATTTATTAGCTCTACAATCTGTTGTGTTTGCTTTCAAGTTTCTTACATGTGGTTGAATGCATTTGTTAGCTCTAAAATCCATTGTTGTTTGCTTTCAAGTTTCCCAGATGCTGCCTTGTTGGTTCATTGACCAAAACTTCGGTAACCATTCTCTTGTAGATATCAGACATGGTGGCTGTGGCATACATAATGAATGCGACCTTAGTCATTCCCCAGCTGGATAGACGATCCTTCTGGCAAGACTCAAGGTATTATCATTTGTTTCTCTCTTAACTCCAACAAGTCTGTAATTGTTTTGATCTTAATTAGTTTCCTGTTATTACTTAAGGTATCTTATCTTGAATTCTGTGAAACAGTATATTTTCTGATATATTTGATGAGCTTCATTTCATCACAACTTTACAAGGAAATGTGAGGATTGTTAGGGAGCTTCCAAAGGAACTGGAACTTGTTCCTCGGGCACGAAAGCACTTTACTTCCTGGTCTAGCATGGGATACTACAAAGAAATGATGCAGCTATGGAATGATCATCAGGTTTATAAACCATTTTCTTTGCTATACTTGTTGGCATTATTGTTTTTGGTTGTGGCTTCTTTTAGATACCTTCTTATAGAGACATTCATGATGTGATTAATCTGCATTGATGCATTGCAATCTGTCTGAGTTAACATTTTTCAGAGTATAATTCACTGTTACTTTTTGTTTAATGCAGTTATAACAAGTAGAAAGGAATTCATTCTTTTTACTAAAGAATTTCTAGGTGGTTCAGTATTAAGGCAAAGTTCTCCAGAATGTAGTAATAAAATTTCAAACTGCATGCTCTTTCCCCAAATTATGTaggatgcaaaaaaaaaagaaaagaaaattaaggcAAGTTTTAATTCCAAGGATGCTGACCAAGAAAAATTTGCAGGTGATCCATGTTGCTAAATCAGATTCTAGACTTGCGAACAATGATCTTCCTCTTGACATACAGAGGTTGAGATGTCGTGCTCTATATCATGCTCTCCACTTCTCTCCCCCCATTGAGAGCTTAGGAAAGGTGAATTGCTACTCTTTGATGTTCATGCCCATGTTAATTTACTGCCTGCACACATGAAGAAAAGGCATGGGAAGCTTTTTAAAAGCAGCTAGAATTTAAGACCTTATAAAAAATTCATCATGTAATGGTAGAATATAATTGAGCACAGCGCATTCATGTTTATTTCAGTTTTGATGCATTTAAGAGGTCTCTTACGGGGCTTCCTTTTTAAATTATGTTCTGAGTATGCATGATGATGACACCACAGAAGCTGGTGGATCGTCTGAGAATGCGGAGTGGAAAATACATTGCACTTCACTTAAGATATGAGAAAGACATGCTTGCTTTTACTGGTTGTACTTCTGGTTTGACTGATGCAGAATCTGAAGAGCTGAGAATAATGAGGTGGGAACCTATCCTTTGTGCTAATGCATTTGCTTTCAGTCTTAACAAGAATTCGTTTCTTCATCATAAATTCGATTTGTCTTAGGCTTTACCATTGAGGTTGAAAAGTGATTTTTCAACCCAAACCATGGTTTCAATCCAAAAGCAATAGTAAACAAGGAGCTTTTCGAACCAAACCATGTTTTTTAACTGAGATTTTAGCTCAAGCTAAAAAGTCAATTTTTTTAGCTTTTGGTTGAAATTACTTTCTTATCCTCATTAAAGAAGTCCAACATATCTTCTACTTTACATCATCATTTCTAAAATAGACTCTTTGTTTTTTCAAAAGCAGTTTTCAACTATGGTAAGCAGTGTCAAACTTTTCGGAAGCACTTTTCAACCTTAATGATAAACTGGCCCTTATTGAAAACAACATAGAAGAACTTCTACGATGAGAATATTAGCCTCTGGCTTGTTCATATGGTCTGGGTAATTGCTTTGTCGATTACTCGCCATCCGTTAAACCGTATACTAATCTCCAAGTATTTTAGATGTTTTACCAAGTGAACCTTAATGAATAAACTAACCTGATAACAGTCTCGATACATGGACTTCaaatctttgtttttaattctttGAAGTTTCAGAAAGGTTAGCTAGTTTCACCTTATCCTTGACGTGCTTTAGATGGTTTtctttgttatttaaatttactaaaaatgggGAATAATGTGACTAGATTGACCAAGTTAATTATTAAAGAAGTCATCTTTTTGGCGCTTAAGCATTTCTGCATTTTTTAGCTTATACTGAACTTTCTAAATATCTTTCCAGGGAGAACACAAAGCATTGGAAGGTTAAAGATATAAACTCTACTGAACAGAGGATAGGTGGCTTTTGTCCACTAACCCCCAAAGAAGTCGGGATATTTCTTCAAGCTATTGGCTATCCTCCATCAACATTAATTTATGTTGCATCTGGTGAAATTTATGGTGGCGATGCTCGCCTTTCAGAGCTTATGTCTTTTTTTCCAAATCTAGTTTTCAAGGTCTGCAAGTCATATTTTGTCTTTGTTATAAATAGTTTGATATGCATAGTCTGCCATGAGGATGTGGTGCCTTCATGACTTGGTACTTATGTTGATGACAGGAAAAACTGGCAACAAAGGAAGAGTTGAATGCGTTTGCTAAGCATGCATCTCAAAGTGCTGCACTAGATTACATTGTTTCTTTGGAAAGTGATGTGTTTGTTCCATCATATTCAGGTAACATGGCAC is part of the Gossypium hirsutum isolate 1008001.06 chromosome D11, Gossypium_hirsutum_v2.1, whole genome shotgun sequence genome and encodes:
- the LOC107904498 gene encoding O-fucosyltransferase 38; translated protein: MVNHRGSSHNHMRTASTAKFISRKQSPRAIAVYIFLLFAFSIFIFVFNAGNIVEDHPAPVISIQSHPQTKFLQTADDELWDAPSRHGLRPCIKPTSRYKAAHGSDRYLTVKSNGGLNQMRTGISDMVAVAYIMNATLVIPQLDRRSFWQDSSIFSDIFDELHFITTLQGNVRIVRELPKELELVPRARKHFTSWSSMGYYKEMMQLWNDHQVIHVAKSDSRLANNDLPLDIQRLRCRALYHALHFSPPIESLGKKLVDRLRMRSGKYIALHLRYEKDMLAFTGCTSGLTDAESEELRIMRENTKHWKVKDINSTEQRIGGFCPLTPKEVGIFLQAIGYPPSTLIYVASGEIYGGDARLSELMSFFPNLVFKEKLATKEELNAFAKHASQSAALDYIVSLESDVFVPSYSGNMARAVEGHRRFLGHRKTITPDRKGLVRLFDELESGQLRETSSFSDLVQQMHKNRQGAPRKRKGPSPGIKGKARFRTEESFYENPYPECICSSKVV